The following DNA comes from Corallococcus exiguus.
TCTCCGTGGCGAAGGGCCAGTGGGACGTGTCCCGCGGAGTGGAGGAGGACCACGCCTTCACCACCAAGTGGCTCGCCGCCTGCCAGCGCCTGCTGCGCCCCAGCGGCACGCTGTGGGTGAGCGGCACGCAGCACGTCATCTTCAACGCCGGCTTCGCCATGCAGAAGCTGGGCTACAAGCTGCTCAACACCGTCACCTGGTACAAGCCCAACGCGAGCCCCAACCTGGCGTGCCGCTACTTCACGCACTCCACGGAGCTGCTCATCTGGGCCTCGCCGGCATCCGGCGGCAAGCTGAAGCACGTCTTCAACTACCAGCGCATGAAGGCGGAGAACGGCGGCAAGCAGATGCGCGACGTGTGGAACCTGCCGCGCAACGGTGACGAGGAACTCACCGCCGACGGCGCCGGCCGCATGTGGACGCAGACGGCCCCGCGCGGCGAGGAGAAGGCCTTCGGCAGCCACCCCACGCAGAAGCCGGTGGCCCTGCTGGAGCGCATCCTGGAGGCGAGCTGCCCGGAGAACTCGCTCATCCTGGACCCCTTCAACGGCAGCGGCACCACCGGCGTGGCCGCCCTGAAGCACGGCCACCGCTACGTGGGCATCGACATGAACCCGGAGTACCTGGCCCTGTCCAAGAAGCGCCTGGACGCGACCCTCAAGTAACCCGCCTCACGCGCGGGTGAGGATGAGCTCCACGCCCTGCCGGGCGATGGGGTGGTACCTCGCCCCGTTCTTCTCGAACGCCGCGCGCGCCACCTTGCGGTGGTCGCGCGACGAGGCGAGCACGCTGTAGAGCGGCTTCAGGTACTTCATCCGGCCCACCTCGCCGAGGAACTCCTCGGCCCGGCCGAGCGGAGCATCGAAGCCCGCGCGCAGCGCCGCCACCAGCCACGCCACCAGCACCTCCGAGTTGCGGCTGCCCGTGAGCGAGAACCTCGCGTCCAGCTCCCGGAAGACGTCCTGGGACGTGTCCGTCGGCATGGACTCCAGGAAGAGCTGCCACTCGGTGGGCGTCCAGTCCTTCGTGTCCGCTTGCGAAGGCACCGTGCCGCGCAGCTTCTCCAGCGCCTCCAGCCGCGCGGAGGTGGGGCGGGGCGCGCTGGGCGGCACGCCGGGCCGGTTCAGGTACGCGTCCGCGTCCACCTTGGCCAGGGCACCCGGCAGCTCGGCCTCCGTGAAGCGGACGAACTCCTCCGTGGTGAGCGCCTGGAAGCGGTACTTCGCCAGGTAGCGGCGCAGGAAGCCGTCGAAGGTGGGACGGCCCACCGCGTCCTCCAGCGCGCGCAGCAGCAGGTAACCCTTCTCGTAGGGAATCTGGGAGAAGGCCTCGTCCGGGTCCACGCCAGACAGGTGCGTGCGCAGCGCGGTGAGCTGCGGGTGCGCGCGGAAGTGGTGCAGCGCTTCATCCAGCGAACGGCGCCCCAGGGCCGCGTGCAGCGCCGCGACCTCCGGCCCCGCCAGCGCCTCCAGGATGCGGCGCTCCGCGAAGACGGTGAAGCCTTCGTTCAGCCAGAAGTGCTCCGCGGACGCGTTCGTCACCAGGTTGCCCGTCCACGAGTGCGCCAACTCGTGCGCCACCACGTTCACCAAGCTCTTGTCCCCCGCGATGAGCGTGGGCGTGAGGAACGTCAGGCGCGGGTTCTCCATGCCGCCGTAGGGGAACGACGGCGGCATCAGCAGCAGGTCGAAGCGCTCCCAGTCGTACGGCCCGAAGAGCGACTCCGCGGCCTTGAGCATGTCGTCCACGCCCGCGAACTCGTCCGCCGCGTCCTCCAGCGCCTCCGGCTCCGCCCACACCCGCGAGCGCGGCCCCAACTCCTTGGACGTGAGGCTGCCCACCGCGAACGCCAGCAGGTACGGGGGCACCGGCTGCGGCATCTCGTAGTGCTCCTCCGCCTCCACGCC
Coding sequences within:
- a CDS encoding M1 family metallopeptidase, giving the protein MARLDPHSYNDSTQPETETLDWKARVDFRTRRLHAEATLTLKEASAGPLDLDTRDLDIRGVVDAQGRPLPYILSPPEPILGSRLRIELPAGLKQLTVRYRTSPEASALQWLTPSQTAGGQQPFLFSQCQAIHARSVVPLQDTPRIRIRYRASLRVPKQLKSVMAASFVAREEHGVEAEEHYEMPQPVPPYLLAFAVGSLTSKELGPRSRVWAEPEALEDAADEFAGVDDMLKAAESLFGPYDWERFDLLLMPPSFPYGGMENPRLTFLTPTLIAGDKSLVNVVAHELAHSWTGNLVTNASAEHFWLNEGFTVFAERRILEALAGPEVAALHAALGRRSLDEALHHFRAHPQLTALRTHLSGVDPDEAFSQIPYEKGYLLLRALEDAVGRPTFDGFLRRYLAKYRFQALTTEEFVRFTEAELPGALAKVDADAYLNRPGVPPSAPRPTSARLEALEKLRGTVPSQADTKDWTPTEWQLFLESMPTDTSQDVFRELDARFSLTGSRNSEVLVAWLVAALRAGFDAPLGRAEEFLGEVGRMKYLKPLYSVLASSRDHRKVARAAFEKNGARYHPIARQGVELILTRA
- a CDS encoding DNA-methyltransferase, which produces MFAEAAAPALKIVRRSQNDSVFAKRGEAYTLLQGDSLELMAQLPEQSFDLIFADPPYFLSNGGTTCKGGKRVSVAKGQWDVSRGVEEDHAFTTKWLAACQRLLRPSGTLWVSGTQHVIFNAGFAMQKLGYKLLNTVTWYKPNASPNLACRYFTHSTELLIWASPASGGKLKHVFNYQRMKAENGGKQMRDVWNLPRNGDEELTADGAGRMWTQTAPRGEEKAFGSHPTQKPVALLERILEASCPENSLILDPFNGSGTTGVAALKHGHRYVGIDMNPEYLALSKKRLDATLK